One genomic region from Evansella sp. LMS18 encodes:
- a CDS encoding D-alanyl-D-alanine carboxypeptidase family protein — protein sequence MKNMRMALSFVIKIMIIFFVSLFVLIQPVGAVASQRKSVPDFFSEAVVIIDSNTGQVLFQKNGGKQMYPASITKIITAIIALETNDPDELVTVSNKAVHAEGTRVYLLEGEEMALGQLLQGLMISSGNDAAIAIAEHVDGSVEAFADRMNRFAEEKAGTTRSSFSNPHGLFEEEHITTAADMAKISAYAMKNEAFRELVSTEYIDWTGEGWETRLYNHHPLLRSEEEVIGIKNGFVTMAGYTLSTAVERDGTEIIIVSLKAPSKEHARLDALAAAEYALSGYETRYISFENEPYLRDYIFPESISVTVRKGEEVSWNVSSDRGIVSVYGEDDREIMKVDLEERKMVELPWFSIDGPFTEMEKEEESRLRILLDWFIITGFPLVFTNEITQP from the coding sequence ATGAAAAACATGAGGATGGCGCTTTCTTTTGTAATAAAGATAATGATTATCTTTTTTGTTTCTCTTTTTGTTCTCATTCAGCCGGTGGGAGCTGTGGCTTCCCAAAGAAAATCGGTCCCTGATTTTTTCAGTGAGGCTGTAGTAATAATTGATAGTAACACGGGTCAGGTTCTTTTTCAAAAAAACGGCGGAAAGCAGATGTACCCCGCGAGTATTACGAAAATAATCACTGCAATAATTGCTCTGGAAACAAACGACCCTGATGAACTGGTTACAGTAAGCAATAAGGCGGTGCATGCAGAGGGAACGAGAGTGTATTTGCTGGAAGGGGAAGAAATGGCACTTGGCCAGCTCTTACAGGGACTGATGATTTCATCAGGTAATGATGCGGCAATTGCTATTGCGGAGCACGTAGACGGTTCTGTCGAAGCATTTGCTGACAGGATGAACCGTTTTGCAGAAGAGAAAGCTGGCACTACCCGCTCCTCCTTCTCAAACCCTCACGGGCTCTTTGAGGAAGAGCATATTACTACAGCAGCTGATATGGCAAAAATCAGTGCGTACGCGATGAAAAACGAGGCTTTTCGGGAGCTTGTTTCTACAGAATATATTGACTGGACCGGAGAAGGCTGGGAAACCCGTCTTTATAATCACCACCCACTGCTCCGGTCAGAGGAAGAAGTAATCGGCATTAAAAACGGGTTTGTCACTATGGCCGGATATACTTTATCCACAGCAGTTGAAAGAGACGGGACAGAGATTATTATCGTCTCCCTGAAGGCACCTTCAAAGGAGCACGCCCGTCTTGATGCACTTGCGGCTGCCGAGTATGCGTTAAGCGGCTATGAAACAAGGTATATTAGCTTTGAAAATGAACCATACTTGCGGGATTACATTTTTCCGGAGTCAATCTCTGTCACCGTGAGGAAAGGGGAAGAGGTTAGCTGGAATGTTTCTTCTGATCGCGGAATTGTCTCCGTTTACGGAGAGGATGATCGGGAAATTATGAAAGTAGACCTTGAGGAAAGAAAAATGGTGGAACTTCCCTGGTTCAGCATTGACGGCCCTTTTACTGAAATGGAAAAAGAGGAAGAGTCAAGGTTAAGAATACTGCTGGACTGGTTTATAATCACTGGGTTTC